The Natrinema sp. DC36 genome includes the window ATACTACGTGATCTGTGTGAACGCTCCCGGCTCGTGTTACGGGACGACCGGCCCCGCCAGCGAAAATCCGGAGACGGGCGAACCATACGGCACCGACTTCCCGCCGGTCACGGTCGGCGACTGGACCCGCGCCCAGCGCGAGCTGCTCGACACCCTCGGCGTCGGCCGGCTTCACGCCGTCGTCGGCGGCAGCGTCGGCGGGATGAACGTCCTCGACTGGCTCCGCCGGTTCCCCGACGACGTCGAGCGAGCCGGCGCGGTCGCGACCGCCGCCCGGCTCGACCCGCAGTGTCTCGCGCTCGATACCGTCGCTCGTCGGGCGATCACGTCCGATCCCAACTGGAACGGCGGCCACTACTACGGCGGCCCCGAGCCCGAGGACGGCCTCGCTCGAGCGCGCCAGATCGGCCACATCATGTATCTCTCGAAGGCCTCGATGGGCCGAAAGTTCGGCCGCCGCTCGGCGGGTCGGGAAGCGGTCCGCGGGGACCCGCCGGACCCCGCGGCTGCCTTCTTCCCCTACCGGGAGGTCGAGTCCTATCTGGACTACCAGGCCGACAAGTTCACCGATCGGTTCGACGCCAATAGCTACCTCTACATGACCCGCGCGATGGACGACTTCGACCTCTCGGCGGGGTACGAGTCCGACGCCGACGCGCTGGCGGCCTTCGAGGGGGAACTCCTCGTGCTGTCGTTTACCGGCGACTGGCACTTCAC containing:
- the metX gene encoding homoserine O-acetyltransferase, whose protein sequence is MTTKETVDLGEFQFESGESIPNLEMAYETYGDFTGDNAVLVCHALTGSAHVARRPDAGGETAGQARAWWGDVVGPGKAIDTSEYYVICVNAPGSCYGTTGPASENPETGEPYGTDFPPVTVGDWTRAQRELLDTLGVGRLHAVVGGSVGGMNVLDWLRRFPDDVERAGAVATAARLDPQCLALDTVARRAITSDPNWNGGHYYGGPEPEDGLARARQIGHIMYLSKASMGRKFGRRSAGREAVRGDPPDPAAAFFPYREVESYLDYQADKFTDRFDANSYLYMTRAMDDFDLSAGYESDADALAAFEGELLVLSFTGDWHFTVEQAEALAEACRDASVDVAHHVIESDHGHDAFLVEPETVGPPLSDLLEAGLEGRAITDTAPAADETSDFAPVHTSLFSK